The genomic DNA GCAAAATCCAAAGCTTCCAAAAGAACGGGAGGCGGTTCCGTGAGATGATTCATGGATCTCCAATAGATTCCTCCCAAATATTCCAACTCTTCCGACGCGGCTACCGGAGAAAGAATCTCCTTCAAATCCTGAGTCGGTTGTTTGTAAAAGTAATGCAGTTGTTCCGGCTCTATCTTAAACTCAGGAATATTCTCTTGAACGACGTGTTCCGTAGAATCGCTCGTATTTTCGATCAAAGATTGAATGGCTCTTGTGATCGCGGTTTGTACTTTATGAATTCGTTCCGGATATGTTTTTGCGAATCTTCCGTTGAACGCGAGCATGTTGACCGGAAGACGATACGGAGGAAGATCGCGTCCGTCCGAAATTCTAAATCCGTTGTTTAGATAATGAGATTCCTGAACGGAACCGACAAGACCCAAGGTTGTAGTCTGCGCGAACTCGTATTCCAAAAGATACGATCTGGAGAATACGAACGAATGCGAAATCTTTTTTCGAAAACGGCTCGATCTCAAGAATTCCTGAGCCAATAACTTATCGAGCGAAGTGTTCTGAAGTACCGGGATGATATAAGGAGTTCCTTCTAAGATGGAATCCGTACTCGAATTGTATCTGGAATAAAACGAATGGATCATTCTCGAAAGAATCATTCCGCGATAAATGGATTTGTTCGGAGCCGTTTTCTTTAAGTGAAGATCCAACCAAGTGGTGAACGGAATTTCTCCGACTTCGATCTTTCCCGAACTTAAGAAAGCAAGGATCGCGTCGTAGTTTTCCAAGACGCGAATTTGGACCTGAACTCCTTCCTTTTCGAAAAAGCCCCTGGACTTTGCGTATAAAATCGGGAACGCCGAGATTCTGGATGTGACGGCAATTTCAATCACAGAAGGCAGTATTTCGCAAGCGGTGGATTTATCAAGAATCCCTTGAAATTTCCTCGAAAAGACAAAAAAAGTTCATTCTTTCCGAAGAATCTTCCGAGAGACATAATATGAGGATCGAAGAACTTCCCACCGTCCAATCGATTTTGAGTAGAATTCGAGAAATTGAAAGTCTTCCGAGTCAGTTCGTAAAGGAAGCTCCCGTTTCCAACCGTTCTCAAACTCAGGCGGACTTCGATTCGATCCTGAAATCGGCACAAAACAAGATCGATTTGAATTCTTCCCTGCCTTCTTCCGGACCTTCGGAAGCCTCGGGGCTTTCCGGAATTTCCAATGAACCTTGGAGAAGAGATTCTCGCGGAGATTTAAAAGGTGTGGAACCTACGCTCGCCGAAATCATACGTAAAGAATCGGAAAAGAATCATGTGGATCCTTCCCTCGTTCAAAGTGTGATCAAGGCCGAATCCGGTTTCAAAGCGAATGCGGTTTCTCCAAAAGGAGCGATCGGCTTGATGCAACTTATGCCTTCCACGGCGAATCTCCTCGGTGTGGACGACCCTTCCGATCCGGCCGAAAACGTCGCGGGTGGAACAAAATTCCTAAGCGATCTTTTGAGCAAATATAAGAATTTGGATCACGCGCTCGCGGCCTATAACGCCGGGCCCGGAGCGGTGGATCGTTACGGCGGAATTCCCCCCTACAAGGAAACCCAGAAGTATGTGGAGAAGGTGAAAAAGTATTATAAGAATTTTTCCGAATAAGAATTTCGTTTAATAATACTTTTTAATTTCCGTTTGCAGACATCCGGTAAGAGATTTACAACTCGCGGTTTCAATTCCGGATAAACAAACCTGCATCTTATCGAAATGTTTTCTGCATCCTCTCAGACAGGAATTTTCGATTTTTCCCATCTGTTCCTTCACGACCATTCCCGGAAACATCTCGGTCACACAACCGGTGAGTTTTGTGCAATACGTTAGACACACTTCCTTTGTTTCGGGAGAATAGAATTCATTTTTCTGAATGTCTCTTCCGTATTTGACCAAAACGACGGCGAGCATCAAAGTCAATAAAATGTATACGGGAGCGTATCGAATCGCGTGCCTTAGACCGGCGTTCATCGAACACCGCCTAACGATTTTGCTTCGCTGAAGATCTGATCCGCACGGTAAAGACGGATCTTATCATACCAATCCTGATGGATCAGAACTTCCTTAACTCCGAGATCCCGTTTCCAGATCGACCAGGTTTGTGTGAGAGAATATCCTTTCGGCAAAGCGGACTCGGTTCTGTAAAACACCACGTCCCTTTTTCCGTCCATACAGTTCATCTGCGCGCCCGGTAAAGAATGTTCGACTGCGGTTCCGGGTAACGCGTTCTTAAAGGTCAAAGCGACCCAAGGGTTTTCGGAAACGACGCATAAATTCTTACTTTCCTGAATTCTTCCGCTCAACGGAACGTCCGGAAGATTGACAGAAGGAATCAAAACCAATTGAAGATAAAACATAAATCCGGTTCCGAGCAAAAGTGTTAGCGACGTTTTATAGAGAACCGTCTTTTTATCCGGAATCATCCAGAACGCGCCTACTATGTTCGCGAATCCCACCCAAAGAAGATCGGCCCAAGCCTCTTGTCCCGAACGGAAATCCAAAAGAATTTTTCCGAGCCCCAAAAGTATGGAAACGAAAATCAAAAACCGAAAGTTACGCGAAAGCGGACCGGACAACGAAACTTCCTGATCCTTTCTTGAAAAGTAAAGACCCACTCCGATAAATGCAAGAGGGATCAACGGTAGAATATAATAATAATCTTTTCGATTCGGCAATTCGTGTATCATCGAAACGGCGATGGTCGAAAAAATAAGGATCCTGCCTATCATCCCTCCAAAACTTTGGGAAGTTTTAAGAATCGTCTTCGACATCGTTTCCAAAAGAAACGGCGTGAAGGGAAGACAGTACAGGACCCACCCCAAAAGGATAATGAACTCATTCTGATTCGTTGTTGCAGAAGAGAATTTTCCAAGGTTCTCAGTGAAAAAGAAAACTTTTAAGAACGCGTTGCCCGCCGGAGAAAGAGAGGTAAGAACCCCGCCCCACACCGCAAGAACGCCTAACGCGATCCCGTGAAACAAAACCTGATCCACGATCATCTTTACGAAACGTTTTTTGCCGGACCAT from Leptospira barantonii includes the following:
- a CDS encoding ArnT family glycosyltransferase codes for the protein MAAVLFIISVLLLFPNIGSRAVLSQGDEEMHIATIRESIQTGEILFPRFEGFMNLYKPPVLFWTGIASDLIFGMSLTSERLPSLLLFAGTGILIYFALRMFKAGPIYSAVIASSYLLTLGVFKFSRLVMMEALMTFLLALSTYLLLAFFKKRNRSYLIGAALVSGFACLVKGPLFQVYSGTVLASWAFIHAFQFQSTGEWSGKKRFVKMIVDQVLFHGIALGVLAVWGGVLTSLSPAGNAFLKVFFFTENLGKFSSATTNQNEFIILLGWVLYCLPFTPFLLETMSKTILKTSQSFGGMIGRILIFSTIAVSMIHELPNRKDYYYILPLIPLAFIGVGLYFSRKDQEVSLSGPLSRNFRFLIFVSILLGLGKILLDFRSGQEAWADLLWVGFANIVGAFWMIPDKKTVLYKTSLTLLLGTGFMFYLQLVLIPSVNLPDVPLSGRIQESKNLCVVSENPWVALTFKNALPGTAVEHSLPGAQMNCMDGKRDVVFYRTESALPKGYSLTQTWSIWKRDLGVKEVLIHQDWYDKIRLYRADQIFSEAKSLGGVR
- a CDS encoding Cys-rich protein — encoded protein: MNAGLRHAIRYAPVYILLTLMLAVVLVKYGRDIQKNEFYSPETKEVCLTYCTKLTGCVTEMFPGMVVKEQMGKIENSCLRGCRKHFDKMQVCLSGIETASCKSLTGCLQTEIKKYY